TCCCGGAAGGGAACCGAAGAACCGCGCTGGTATCACCGGCTTTCAATGCCGGACCATAGACGATGCGTTCCGTTCTCCCGACAGCATCGATCGCTTCCTGGACTTCGCCCACAGCCTTGCCAAGGTCTCTGCCATTCTGGGCCACGCCTTCTCCCCGGAACCACTGATCTACCAATTCCCCAATTTCACCCATTGCGAGCTGCTCAAGCAGTTCGAACGGAGCAATTCCGGGGAATTGAAAGTCTCTGACTTCCACCTTGCTGATTAGATATCGGTCGGGGGCGACAGACATCCAGGCGTGGGCCTGGACGGCTCCCTCGTCCACCAGTTTGGTGCAGAAGAGATCCGGGCACGGGGCAGGAAGACGACCGGCATAGCAGTGCTCTCGAAGTGCCTGGCGGACTCGGAGATCCGTCGCGCGGAACGTCACCCTTCCGCTGGCGTCAAACTCAAAGAAATTCTGTATGTCAAACGACTCATCGAAGGGGATATCCCCGCGCTCTTGAGTCTCATGGAAGGACTCCGACAGATAGAAGGCATCTGTCAGATAGGTCAGCACTGGCCAGCATCCGATCTTTCGTGCAAAATTACTGGTGATTCGCAGTAGCGGCAGACCGGCGCGAGCGCACAGATCATTCTTGAGTCGGTCCCGTTCGCGAGTCCTATGGTCGTTCCAATGCTGCCTGCCATCCAACTCCACAGCGAAGCGGCCCAAACCCGTGGCGGTGTCGACCATGAGAAAGTCCAGATGAGCACGTAGAGCGTACGATTTGGCCCGTCCGCTCAGATCGTCCATACCGTCAATGTCGATAGCATCCGCCAAGCCAACCTTGAGCATCAAGCGGTCACCGTGCTCAGCCGCAGTCCGTTGGAGCATCTGATCCGCAGCATCC
Above is a genomic segment from Streptomyces marincola containing:
- a CDS encoding DUF2726 domain-containing protein, producing MTTRGGIRSITVNRYEDAADQMLQRTAAEHGDRLMLKVGLADAIDIDGMDDLSGRAKSYALRAHLDFLMVDTATGLGRFAVELDGRQHWNDHRTRERDRLKNDLCARAGLPLLRITSNFARKIGCWPVLTYLTDAFYLSESFHETQERGDIPFDESFDIQNFFEFDASGRVTFRATDLRVRQALREHCYAGRLPAPCPDLFCTKLVDEGAVQAHAWMSVAPDRYLISKVEVRDFQFPGIAPFELLEQLAMGEIGELVDQWFRGEGVAQNGRDLGKAVGEVQEAIDAVGRTERIVYGPALKAGDTSAVLRFPSGNLHLPYGGNVSAGTYGD